A window from Methylocystis sp. MJC1 encodes these proteins:
- the rpe gene encoding ribulose-phosphate 3-epimerase, giving the protein MTDTIIAPSILSADFAKLGEETRAMEAAGADWIHLDVMDGHFVPNITFGPAVVAALRPHTKLPLDVHLMISPIDPYIGAFADAGADIITVHAEGGPHLHRSLQAIRARGKKAGVSLNPATHESALQYVLDDVDLILVMSVNPGFGGQSFIPAQLAKIRAISEMIGPRPIRLEVDGGVTPETAPAIVEAGADALVAGSAAFRGGPSQYAGNIGALRAAAASAGAVSV; this is encoded by the coding sequence ATGACCGACACCATCATCGCCCCCTCCATCCTCTCCGCCGACTTCGCCAAGCTCGGCGAGGAGACCCGCGCCATGGAGGCCGCCGGCGCCGATTGGATACACCTCGACGTGATGGACGGGCATTTCGTGCCCAACATCACTTTCGGCCCTGCCGTTGTCGCCGCGCTGCGGCCGCATACCAAGCTGCCGCTCGACGTGCATCTGATGATCTCGCCCATCGACCCCTATATCGGCGCCTTCGCCGATGCGGGCGCGGACATCATCACGGTCCATGCGGAAGGCGGTCCGCATCTGCATCGCTCGCTGCAGGCCATTCGCGCGCGCGGCAAGAAGGCGGGCGTCTCGCTCAATCCGGCGACGCATGAGAGCGCCCTGCAATATGTGCTCGACGACGTCGACCTCATCCTCGTCATGAGCGTCAACCCCGGCTTCGGCGGCCAGAGCTTCATTCCCGCCCAGCTCGCCAAAATCCGAGCCATCAGCGAGATGATCGGCCCCCGCCCCATCCGCCTCGAAGTCGACGGCGGCGTGACGCCCGAGACCGCCCCCGCCATTGTCGAAGCCGGCGCCGACGCGCTGGTTGCGGGCTCGGCGGCCTTCCGCGGCGGACCCTCCCAATATGCCGGCAATATCGGCGCGCTGCGCGCCGCGGCGGCGAGCGCGGGAGCCGTATCGGTCTAA